The following are from one region of the Biomphalaria glabrata chromosome 12, xgBioGlab47.1, whole genome shotgun sequence genome:
- the LOC106059221 gene encoding nucleoside hydrolase-like, with product MSIINVDDEFSSYDEVEHKIQELQDKEKFKLWKRDSRTIAAAIKRMPKRIFSPDVKYNELLYCCVYGGREKKDELRSMRQKCPYQIKFRCTQDGQRLRVVSITPNHNHGPIDYPEAEVIKQEEKLDDLVTSSSPQTDDTDLMASGEVDIEDSLDDCIGDQLNTTASTDFTPSSVSSHSTKLFSNISFKQPKLKVILDVDTGIDDSHAIMLALAHPNVEILAITCVNGNVNVDLVCQNTLRVLKACDREDIPVYRGAECSLLGNTSQFENFSGEAWNTPVDSSVIQVEHAANAMIRIINSNPGEITVVALAPLTNLALAMRLDSTVGRKIKDLYVMGGNIEARGRISACAEFNFYNDPEAAQVVLKEFINITILPYEVCRRFHLPWDFFDIWTNSGSKVSNFVRRSVLESAKPARAAGRDGYRSCDGYCMALVIDRSVVLSAEPVYCTVELSGQYTRGQMIVDWDGLFQQPCNALVVKELDIEKIQGLFILMVRPQTSAVLPVSTVVKSEYDSNNNT from the exons ATGTCCATAATCAATGTGGACGATGAGTTTTCATCTTATGATGAGGTGGAGCACAAAATTCAGGAGCTCCAGGACAAAGAAAAGTTTAAACTGTGGAAAAGAGACAGCCGGACCATAGCTGCAGCCATCAAGCGGATGCCTAAAAGAATTTTCAGTCCAGACGTCAAGTACAATGAGTTGCTTTATTGCTGCGTCTATGGCGGCAGAGAGAAAAAAGATGAATTGAGGTCGATGAGGCAGAAGTGCCCTTACCAGATAAAGTTTCGGTGCACCCAGGATGGCCAGCGACTACGAGTTGTGTCAATAACACCAAACCACAATCACGGTCCTATTGATTATCCAGAGGCAGAAGTtattaaacaagaagaaaaactaGATGAT CTGGTTACAAGTAGTTCCCCACAAACTGATGACACTGATCTAATGGCCTCTGGGGAGGTTGATATTGAGGACAGCTTGGATGACTGCATCGGTGACCAGTTGAATACAACTGCATCAACAGATTTTACTCCTTCTTCTGTCAGTAGCCACAGCACTAAACTATTCTCCAACATTTCTTTTAAGCAGCCCAAA CTTAAAGTCATTCTGGATGTAGATACTGGTATTGATGACTCCCACGCTATCATGTTGGCCCTAGCTCACCCTAATGTTGAGATTCTGGCCATCACTTGTGTCAATGGCAATGTGAATGTGGATCTTGTTTGTCAGAATACTTTGCGAGTCTTGAAAGCCTGCGACAGAGAAGAC ATTCCAGTGTACAGAGGGGCAGAGTGCTCATTATTGGGTAATACATCACAGTTTGAGAATTTCAGTGGGGAAGCTTGGAACACACCTGTGGACAGCTCTGTTATACAGGTTGAGCATGCAGCTAATGCTATGATAAGAATCATTAACAGCAATCCAg GGGAAATTACTGTCGTGGCTCTGGCTCCTCTGACCAACTTAGCCCTTGCCATGAGACTGGACTCCACGGTTGGGAGGAAGATCAAGGATCTTTATGTAATGGGAGGAAATATTGAAG CCCGAGGTCGGATAAGTGCGTGTGCAGAGTTCAATTTTTACAATGACCCAGAGGCAGCACAAGTGGTTCTCAAAGAGTTTATTAACATCACCATACTGCCTTATGAAGTATGCAGGAGATTTCATTTACCTTGG GATTTTTTTGATATCTGGACCAACTCAGGAAGTAAAGTTTCCAACTTTGTTAGAAGGTCTGTTTTGGAATCTGCGAAACCAGCTAGGGCAGCCGGAAGGGATGGCTATCGTTCATGTGACGGCTACTGCATGGCCCTAGTGATAGACCGCTCTGTTGTCTTGAGTGCTGAGCCTGTCTACTGCACTGTGGAGCTATCTGGCCAGTATACCCGGGGCCAGATGATCGTGGATTGGGATGGGCTCTTTCAGCAACCCTGCAATGCACTTGTGGTCAAAGAGCTGGACATAGAGAAGATCCAGGGACTGTTCATTCTCATGGTGAGGCCTCAGACTTCTGCAGTCCTGCCCGTGTCAACAGTTGTCAAATCGGAATATGACAGCAACAATAACACGTGA